A segment of the Lineus longissimus chromosome 11, tnLinLong1.2, whole genome shotgun sequence genome:
CAATACTGATGGTACGTTTTGCGCATAAACTCTAAAACTGACAATGTCCTCTAGCTCTATATACGAGGCTCTATCGCTtatctccttcaaagaaaacactgtaACTGTCTGTGTAGTGTGTGTTGCGCTCAGCTAcaaatcatgcataatcaggtgcgcatcacagtgttttctttgaaggaggTATGCGTCAGAGGTCTTGTCAGTTATACACAAACCGTACCATCTAATGATGCCCAGGGTGGTGACAATGGCCTTAATCCTTTTGGTATTTCAGCTGTTAAAGAAGAGTTGATCGTCGGAAATCATGGGCTTTTTGACAGGAACCTCAAGTAGGGCCCGTATCGTCAGAGTGGTCCTTAAATCTCACCGGATCTTGACCTTCCTGTGTTATTTTGGAGGAATTGCTGGCTTCTTGGCGATGGCATATTTTCCTTTCAACAATAGGACATATTTCTCGGAAAATGCTTTGCTACAAGGTAATTATGTGAGCTGTTATAGTTGGCTTTTTTAAAAGATGAACATTTCCTTAGATATTTATAGCACTTTGAAACCCCTTAAATGTGGCAAAGTTTGACTCTATGTTCGATAGTTTGGACCGAAAACTTCCTGAGGTTTTAGATGTACAATTGAAGGGAAATTTCTTGTTTTATCAATGAATACTATTAAACTTGTGAATCATTCTTCAGGTCTGGTTGATGATAACTTCAATCTCCCTGCAGATGCTAAGACCTACTATGATCAGTTCATGGAGGAGGTCAAGAAAACTGACAGGTAATCAACAAATACTCAACAGTTTAAAGCATTCCATTTGATAATGAAAGCATTTTGGTGTTTTTGAGACATCTGTTAAGTAATTTCCATGTTGCTGTAGTCACCCTGGAGGATTACTTCCCAAACTGACCATGAATCTTACCTTGGTCTTCTGTATTCCGAGCAGGCCATCTTACTTGCTGAGCAGCCTGCCCTGGACAAAGTCCTACATTGTGCCTGGTAGAGTTCTGGGAAAATGTGTGATCGCAAGAAAAACATCCATATTGTGTGCTCATTTGTTCATTTTCTAAAATATCCTTTGTCCATCTGGTAACTTGGACAATATCATTCTTTCTCTATGAGACACAATTGGAAAAGTTCTCTATCATGTCGCATTCATGGACTGTAGTGACATATAAAAAGGTAAAGTTCATTTTGAATGGGGAAAGTCACACATGACGTACAAACAAGTCAGATAACTACTTCAATAGAGTAACTTTTCTGTTCTCGTGTTTCTAGCGAAATCCCGCACAAGTGGCTGAAATCAAAGTTCCGGGAAATAGGATTGGACACCTACACTCAGACATACCACTTTAAATTCCCATATGGGATTTATGGGGCACAGGTAAGAGCGTGGCTGTGGCAGAGGTGAAACCTTTGATATTTCGTACTGCTGTGCAACTCTGAACCAACCATGTAAAGATTTCATGATGAGTCCTTGAAATTCTAGGGTGAAAAAGTATTGTTGAaacatttcaatgatatttttcccAACTGAAATATTCATTCTCACTGTAATTTGTTTATCATCAATGCAGTTATTACTTTGTACTTGTGTTTGTTTATGAAATTTGTGAAATGTCTCTTGTTCTATATTCACAGATGACAGAAGGCTATAATGTCTATGGAATTCTCCGAGCCCCAAAGGCTGCCAGCACAGAAGCCGTAGTGTTATCTGCCCCGTACAGAAGACCAGAAAGTGCTCTTCCCCCTAATTTTGCTGGAGTGGCCCTCATGTATGCCTTGGCAAAATATTTCAGAAGTGAGTTGTTTTACATATATTCTTTTTGACTGTTTATCTCAGATTTCAGCGACCCATTGCATGAAAGTCAGAGATACCAAAGAAAGTTTTATGAATTTTATAGACTttggaaattgaaattttcagatTCAAGTCAATGTGACTCACATGCGCTGCTTCTAATAGCCAAGTGAATTGTGAGACTTTGTTGTCTACATGACAATATTTTTATCGGAGTAATCAAAACCATCACAGCAACCAGCTTTTTCGACTAAACACTGTCATTTCTTTTCATAGGGCACACATACTGGGCTAAGGACATCATTTTCCTGGTGACTGACCATGAGCAGATTGGAATGCAGGCTTGGTTGGATGGATATCACAATACTGAGAATGAATGTAAGGAAAACAGTGATGCGTTGTCTTACATGTCCATTATCCAACCAATTGTCTCCCCTTCAGTCAAGTTTGTggttgtcgttgttgttgtggtcgttgttgttgttgacaatgtcacaatgatgatgatgatagtgttCAAAATGACTGGCATTGCAGCCATCTTCAATTTGCTTGTTGAATCCATACATCAATTACAACTACTAGTTGCTGATTTTCTTAAGACTTGGGCAGGTCTTTTTTTAATAAAATTATATCAAATAAATACCATGTACTATACCGAGAGCTAAAATAAAACCATAATTATAAATCAACTTTCCTTTTCTAGACATCTTCCCTGGAGAGTTCAAAGGTCACAGTGGATCCATCCAAGCAGCCATCAATCTCGAGATTCAGACACCAAACATCAGGAATTTCGACTTTCGTATTCATGGTCTGAACGGGCAACTCCCAAACCTGGATCTGGTCAACTTAGCTATCTATCTTTGTGAGAAACATGGTGTGCCTCACACGCTACACAATCGGGTGAGTCATGGACCATTTGATCCCTTTCTCTAGAGGAGGACTTGGCATGATGTCTGGAAGCCTTTCACAGCTCTGTTACAAGTGAGGGCTAATACAAGTACCTAGTCGATTCTGACGGACCAATGAGCAACTTGGCATTTTTCAAACTTTGAGAGCGGTTTAGGTTATAGCTTCTAATATTTCTGCTTGACAAGTTTATAGTTGTCCAGAAAAAATGATGCTGACAAATAGTAATGGCCCTAAATGGCATGAAATCTGATGAGTCTGTAGGATTTCATTGTAGATGTCTTTATATAACTGAATTTCTGTTCAGACGGCAAGCTCATATAGAACTAACATGTTCGGCACATTTTCCGTGAATGAGACCCGAAATATACATTGGTCTATCGTCTGCTTCAGGGTGACCACAGGAACCCAGTCTCCACCAATGGCTACTTCCATTCACTGAAGACCTACACGCTGATGATGTGGAACCAGGCCCATTGTGCTCCATCCGGTAACCATGGCTTGTTCCATAGATACAGAATAGAGGCCTTGACCTTGAGTGGGATCAAAAATGATCGAAGGCGGGGAGGAATTGGATTTGCTAACATGGGCAAGTGAGTAGATTGGCGTAGTGGTTTATCCGATCTGCAAGGGGGTACTATGATTTGTGTATCATTTCAAGGCTAATAAGGAGGTCAGTTTTAATACCAGGAAGTCAACAAACTAGGTCAATGACAACAGCGAAAAAGGCCTGGTCTTTTAGCATCTGGCTTTAGTACCACAACAGTAAGAGTAGGGTCAGGATCCAAGACTACTGCATAACGCCTTGTGTGCTGTTGTCTGAAGTCAGAAACTCGATGGCCATAAACCTCATCTGACACTGTCTTCCTGCTTTCAGGGTTATTGAGGGTATATTCCGCAGTTTGAACAACTTGTTGGAACGATTCCATCAGTCGTTCTTCTTCTATCTCCTGCCAGCTTCGCATCGTTACGTCTCCATTGGCAACTACATGCCAGGTTTTGGAGTTCTAGGTGCTACAGTTGTCATTGAGGTATCCTTTTGTACTGAAGTGAACACGACCTACATGTTAATAGTTGGAAATCATGCTGGCTGTCTTCTTGTGCATGTACTGTTAGTGTTGAAATCACCCTCCTTGTTGCAAACCTTAACGTGACCAGGCATTCGCTATGTGGCTCTCGAGTGGTGACATCGAAGACAAGCAAGGCAAAGAGAATGGTGATGGAGACAAGAAGGGcaagaaggagaagaaatcTGAGGTCGCTGAGGACAACAAGGTGGGTAGAAAAATTTGCTCAGAAATTGTCAGATTAAATCGCTTCTTTAAACCATTGGTATCAACAGATTAGGCCCTGCCCAGTGGTATTaggttttgacacattttgAAAGAACCTTTTCCCAGGTTTCTTACATCGTGTCAGAAATGTCTGACTGATGATATTGTATGAATTGGTCAGCATTGATGACGGCAAGGGCCACCTGTAATGATGCACACACCAGTTTTATTTGAGTGTTATTTTTAATGGGGCAGACTTTCTGTTTTAAAATAtgttatattttttatttcaggagTCCCCAACTCTCTTCAACCTCATTCCCACTGTCCTTATGAGCCAACTATTCGGACTGGTTGCCTATTTTGGTCCTAACTTTGCGGTCTGGGCATCGAAGAAGCTACAATTGGCTCCGGATGAGGGACTCGCATTGAGTGTGACAGCCCTGCAGGCATCTGCCATGATGTTTCCTTTATTGTTGAGAAGGTAAGGAAAGAGCAATATCTCAGTTAAAGAAAATCTGTTGAGGCAGACGTTTCAGTTTGATCTTGAGCAAATCACATTGTAGCTTGCGTTTGTCATCACTATGTATACATGCCGTGAAACTTGCAGGGCCCAGCAGTAAGTACATCCTGCTCCATGTTCCAATTCTCCTCCTTCAAAACCACCCATGATCTGATCATTCAAGACAGATTTTTGCATATCAAACAAATGGTTGCCACAAAGTCGGCATCCACGATTATTTCTTCAACTGTTTGTCTTCTGCATTCTAGGAGAGCTAATAAGAATGGCATGGCACCCCTGATAGGATGGAGGTTGTTAAAGTCTGTAGCGCTGCTCTTTCTCGGCGTAATACTCTTCTCGGTGTCAGTCATGAACATATCGCTGGCGTTCTTCCTGGCCGTCACAATTATTCCCGCTGCCATTATTGTCAGGCCTTGCCAAAGCAGGTAAGTTAATCAAAACTTGGTAGGTCAACAGATTTCgagctacatgtaccatgatgACAGATTTCGAGCTACCAAATATCTGCCAAGGCTGGGGAATGGTGTTGCAGCTCGTGCGACTGGAAATTAGGGAAACCGCCAATAATAAAGTTGTCTGATTGCTTGTCAACAAATACCTCTTGCCTGGCAATGGCAGCCTCTTCTTACATTGCCCATGCAAACCCTTTGCACAGTGATCAATTAAATCAATATACCGGTTAAGGGCCAGACAATACATTGTCCTAGCAAACTGGCTGGCAGGAGGTAGGATGCAAAGGCACTTTAAAAATATTATTCggaacatgtttttaaaaattatctcctTCTTTATTAAAGGATCCTCCTTGTCCTCCAAGGGCTGTTCCTCCTTCTGTCATCACCCGTTGTGCTGATATTCCTCGCCAACTTAATCCAAACAGCTCTGACCTTGAACCCTGTGGCGGCGGCAGCTTTACGACCAGATGGAAACCTATTCACCGAGGCTTGGCTCAGTTTTCAACACGGTGTGTTCTGGACAGTCATCGATGGACATTTGTTCGGCAACTGGTTGTTTAGTTTAATGGTGTTTGCCGTGTTCCCGTGTTGGTTGCTGTTCTGGGCAGTACTGTGGGGAAATGTTTAGATACGGTAATGATTCTATTGTTTCACTAGCAAAAAGGGCCGTTTGTTATCAACAAGGGGAAGACCAAGATATGCACTCTTCGTAACACTAGAAGCTGCACAGGTGCTTGTTCATGCACATGTGCTTGTTACATTCTAAAAAAACCTGTGGTTTAAGAATGGGGATACAACATTAAGTGAAATACTTCAAAGGTCACATGTCCTGTTGGAATTTGCCCAATGGGTttattcagattcagatttaGATTTTGTAAGTGGTGTAGTGTCCACAAACATTGAACAACAgactttttgaaaagttttcacATGCATTTCTGCCTGGCTGTGTAACATGAACGAAAAAACTGCCTGGAGGGAGTAGCTTCAAAAGCAATATCTTTATTGTGTCATGATCTACCTTTCTAGTAAGTGGGAtgaatcaaatttgaaatgcTTGTAGGGTTTAGGTTAGCTTTAAATTTaaatgataaaatatcaaagtcGGACTTGATATAGATTTGAATTGTAGAAATCCGtacctggttgttcaaaagcactgGTCTTGTAAGATGCTGTTTTTGTTTGACAAAATGTACATTCCTTATTTTGTTATGCCAATATCTCTATATCACGTTTTATAATAAACAATTTATATGATGAAATCATTTCTTTCTGTTCGTTGTGTTCAAGATAAGCAGACGTCTTCTTTTTAATTACGTTCATGCAATTCAAGGACAGAGGAACTTGCTTCATGGATTGGTGTTCTCAAAATGTGTAGTAGTGACCCAAAGATGATGATCCGTAGTCCATAGACAGACCCGTTTCACAATCCTAGAAAGGGGAAAGGGGGAAAGGGCTTCTGGCATACATTGGTCCATTTGCTGCGTATCCATAGACTGTTATGAACATGATTTCAGCCGTCTCAATACACGTAGCTTATCCCTGGTGCAACCAATGGGAGCATTCAGTAAActaacaaagtttcattattgGGTCACAAGCTGCTAAAACTGAACAAGAAAAGACTGCACAAGCAAACAGGCTTATAAATAGGCCAAGGCTGCATATCAATAGATGGCTTGCGGTGTCTCCCTGTTCCATGTTTGCTGGTGATGCGCCAGACAGCCGACTTTCCTTTGGCTCTGCTGCTGCTAAAATTCTGTCAAAGCCTCCCCAACGGCTTGGGATTTTGCTACATTTGAGCTCACCCTTGAGGGTTTCAGCATCG
Coding sequences within it:
- the LOC135495633 gene encoding glycosylphosphatidylinositol anchor attachment 1 protein-like — its product is MGFLTGTSSRARIVRVVLKSHRILTFLCYFGGIAGFLAMAYFPFNNRTYFSENALLQGLVDDNFNLPADAKTYYDQFMEEVKKTDSEIPHKWLKSKFREIGLDTYTQTYHFKFPYGIYGAQMTEGYNVYGILRAPKAASTEAVVLSAPYRRPESALPPNFAGVALMYALAKYFRRHTYWAKDIIFLVTDHEQIGMQAWLDGYHNTENEYIFPGEFKGHSGSIQAAINLEIQTPNIRNFDFRIHGLNGQLPNLDLVNLAIYLCEKHGVPHTLHNRGDHRNPVSTNGYFHSLKTYTLMMWNQAHCAPSGNHGLFHRYRIEALTLSGIKNDRRRGGIGFANMGKVIEGIFRSLNNLLERFHQSFFFYLLPASHRYVSIGNYMPGFGVLGATVVIEAFAMWLSSGDIEDKQGKENGDGDKKGKKEKKSEVAEDNKESPTLFNLIPTVLMSQLFGLVAYFGPNFAVWASKKLQLAPDEGLALSVTALQASAMMFPLLLRRRANKNGMAPLIGWRLLKSVALLFLGVILFSVSVMNISLAFFLAVTIIPAAIIVRPCQSRILLVLQGLFLLLSSPVVLIFLANLIQTALTLNPVAAAALRPDGNLFTEAWLSFQHGVFWTVIDGHLFGNWLFSLMVFAVFPCWLLFWAVLWGNV